A genomic segment from Fusarium fujikuroi IMI 58289 draft genome, chromosome FFUJ_chr04 encodes:
- a CDS encoding uncharacterized protein (reviewed:yes 1): MSPSPAYSLADVLAIARIHPFYCSTQYPPDDKTIQDAREKAASKYERPDLKSWPLLRRSDLYTVIERLINDTDARNTYRHNVYTSVTGGGGGVSKPLFFATDVLKNRRHRALFGEFLKKTGIIECGDWVLSTHHGGSLYRSLDLTLEIMENAGASVLAAGHQCPPATVVQILQDFNVNVLAGDSSQIISIVHQISTIPDIKNKIKITKVIYTSEGLSLMQRIQIYKVLAPVAIYSILGSAEAGPYGASSPFLVDFDPQSNHNDFIIDTRMTIIEVLPLSCAESESDEIPEPLPDGETGVIAQTVLTRLRHPVIRYITGDIGSLHSLPQKSVGRLAKHDAPHCRILRLQGRDHRFSFMWDGCDFQFDKLNTILSNPQSGVLLWQVILDKMQPSQEISLEIRLLGGQSSGDTAHLQTLLARLKACLDVSISNEHRFKVTFVNDALGFELSGTGRKVIRFVDHSF; this comes from the exons ATGTCCCCCAGCCCGGCATATTCATTGGCAGACGTGCTTGCTATTGCACGAATACACCCTTTCTACTGCTCTACTCAGTACCCACCAGACGATAAGACCATTCAGGATGCAAGAGAGAAAGCAGCATCGAAGTACGAACGGCCTGACTTAAAGTCATGGCCATTGCTTCGGAGAAGCGATTT ATATACCGTAATTGAACGGCTGATCAATGACACCGACGCGAGGAACACGTATCGCCACAATGTCTACACCAGCGTTAcgggtggaggaggaggcgtATCAAAGCCTCTGTTCTTTGCAACAGATGTGCTTAAGAACCGTCGGCATAGGGCCCTCTTCGGCGAGTTTCTCAAGAAAACCGGCATCATTGAATGTGGAGACTGGGTCCTGTCGACCCATCACGGCGGCAGTTTGTACAG ATCGCTTGATCTTACACTGGAGATTATGGAAAATGCCGGGGCTTCTGTGCTAGCCGCTGGCCACCAATGTCCGCCTGCTACTGTGGTACAGATCTTGCAAGACTTTAACGTCAATGTCCTCGCCGGCGACAGCAGTCAGATCATATCGATTGTTCATCAGATATCGACCATTCCGGACATAAAGAATAAGATCAAGATCACAAAAGTGATCTATACGTCTGAAGGGCTTTCTTTAATGCAGAGAATCCAAATCTACAAGGTGCTTGCCCCGGTCGCCATATACTCTATACTTGGTAGTGCAGAAGCTGGGCCTTATGGAGCTAGCAGTCCCTTTCTCGTCGATTTTGACCCCCAATCTAACCATAATGATTTCATTATCGATACGCGGATGACAATCATTGAGGTCCTCCCTCTATCTTGCGCGGAGAGTGAGAGCGACGAGATCCCTGAACCACTGCCAGACGGAGAAACAGGTGTCATTGCACAAACGGTGCTGACACGTCTGCGCCACCCTGTGATACGTTACATAACTGGCGACATCGGTTCCCTTCATTCTTTGCCACAAAAATCTGTTGGTCGGCTTGCCAAACATGATGCGCCTCATTGCCGCATTCTTCGCCTACAGGGCCGCGACCATCGCTTCAGTTTCATGTGGGATGGATGCGACTTTCAATTCGACAAGCTGAATACTATCTTATCTAACCCTCAATCGGGAGTTCTCCTGTGGCAGGTGATACTAGACAAGATGCAACCGTCTCAAGAAATTTCGTTGGAGATTCGTCTGCTGGGCGGCCAGAGCTCGGGGGATACAGCGCATTTGCAGACCCTTTTGGCCCGGCTGAAGGCCTGTCTTGATGTCAGTATTTCGAATGAGCACAGATTCAAAGTCACATTTGTCAATGATGCTCTGGGATTTGAGCTGAGTGGGACTGGGCGAAAGGTTATTCGGTTTGTTGATCACTCATTCTAG
- a CDS encoding multidrug transporter family protein, which yields MQAEQLTQIHIGEGRGEIRSISQLSFDVAHFSTEESRFQERLLKLCPANLWHKGSYTAGCPRPVLVGLHHQQQLKDLHEALTAAITDVVQRWWSDRDARFPERMPLEAKEEELLQWIEGQVIIGNLPQFSQCRGSWRPDFLVEDNSEREENYCITEINARFSFNGFMHEAYGQAATNDSLGSAETELMPTTDPDTILEGLFSLFDPEYPLHLLKGAEKGIDIHMFIDAVQHRFGVKPRLISPADLRLFPDARSKSGFRLCCVIHDRDGQVPNTWRFVSPNGEICEEIHQVGLELHQRELLALEPEMLRQISQRCFNDMRTILLVHDKRMLGIVRQEIPKLVARGAVTPVQAEALRLGIVETFLPGSDELKDLLRMSLTSPDLRYGYILKPIRSGKGNGIIFGDDVTAPEWTSLLQALAPPGDISAEICVVQRLITPREYDLVLRASNGMVRYPLVGTYHVSNGKLLGLGTWRASGGRIVAVSIGGSWICSVMKGEGEAREE from the exons ATGCAAGCTGAACAACTAACACAAATACACATCGGGGAAGGTCGTGGAGAAATTCGGTCCATATCGCAACTGAGCTTCGACGTCGCACACTTCTCTACTGAGGAATCTCGGTTCCAGGaaaggctgctgaagctttGCCCTGCAAATCTCTGGCACAAGGGTTCTTACACGGCAGGATGTCCGCGGCCTGTCCTAGTGGGTctacatcaccaacagcagctgAAAGATCTTCATGAAGCTTTGACAGCGGCAATCACGGATGTTGTGCAACGCTGGTGGAGTGACAGAGACGCAAGGTTCCCCGAGCGTATGCCGctagaggctaaagaggaggagcttCTGCAA TGGATCGAGGGCCAAGTCATTATCGGGAACCTGCCGCAGTTCTCGCAGTGTCGGGGATCATGGCGCCCAGACTTTCTCGTGGAGGACAACAGCGAGCGCGAAGAAAACTACTGCATTACGGAAATCAATGCGCGTTTCTCGTTCAACGGGTTTATGCATGAGGCTTATGGCCAGGCGGCAACCAACGATAGCCTGGGGAGCGCGGAGACGGAGCTGATGCCCACCACTGACCCGGACACT ATACTGGAAGGGTTATTCAGTTTGTTCGATCCCGAGTATCCACTCCATCTTCTGAAAGGTGCCGAAAAAGGTATCGATATCCACATGTTTATTGATGCTGTCCAACATCGTTTCGGCGTAAAGCCACGGCTCATTTCCCCCGCAGATCTGAGACTATTTCCGGATGCACGCAGCAAAAGCGGGTTCCGGCTGTGCTGTGTCATACACGATCGCGATGGGCAAGTCCCCAACACCTGGAGATTTGTATCTCCAAATGGTGAAATTTGTGAAGAGATACATCAAGTCGGGCTTGAGTTACATCAGCGGGAACTCCTCGCCCTTGAGCCGGAAATGCTACGCCAAATCAGCCAGCGCTGTTTTAATGATATGCGTACTATACTTCTCGTACATGACAAGCGGATGCTGGGGATTGTGAGACAAGAGATCCCGAAGCTAGTGGCGCGCGGAGCAGTCACTCCAGTTCAAGCTGAAGCCCTACGTCTTGGCATCGTGGAAACATTCCTTCCTGGTTCTGACGAGCTGAAAGATCTGCTGCGAATGTCCCTCACTTCTCCCGACTTGAGATACGGCTACATCCTCAAGCCCATCCGCAGCGGCAAAGGTAATGGCATCATTTTCGGAGACGATGTCACGGCACCCGAATGGACATCccttcttcaagctctcGCACCGCCGGGTGACATTTCAGCAGAGATTTGCGTGGTACAGAGGCTCATCACTCCCCGCGAATATGATCTGGTGCTGCGTGCGTCAAACGGAATGGTTCGATATCCTCTGGTGGGTACGTATCATGTTTCAAACGGGAAGTTGCTCGGTCTCGGGACCTGGCGAGCGAGTGGAGGCCGAATTGTTGCTGTATCAATTGGCGGATCTTGGATTTGTTCAGTCATGAAAGGTGAGGGAGAGGCTCGGGAAGAGTGA
- a CDS encoding related to Zn-dependent hydrolases of the beta-lactamase fold, putative: MKIPESFNSKAIITHITTATAIVDIDGVKFITDPIFDDAPQSHDRSQAIGLKPGEFFLTMQEGPAIPIRQIPIIDCVLLSHEDHVDNLDETGRQLLIGRRVITTPDGAKNLSDYPGTCAIEPWQTLKFRLGGEEWSITGVPCVHVPGGQVTGFLLHKRSFGTSPNGRPNVVYFTGDTVFMEDEFRKLRESYHVVVALTNLGQAMLPSPKSPTGFLKITMGGEDAVRMMEVLEADRLVPMHFESWTHFTQDGKALEEIFTSGGLANKVKWLSSGKEVNVI; this comes from the coding sequence ATGAAGATTCCCGAGAGTTTTAATAGCAAAGCCATCATCACTCACATTACAACAGCAACTGCGattgttgatatcgatggTGTCAAGTTCATCACTGATCCCATCTTCGACGACGCTCCTCAGAGCCATGACCGGTCACAAGCAATTGGGCTAAAACCGGGAGAGTTCTTCCTCACCATGCAAGAAGGCCCCGCTATACCAATCAGGCAAATCCCTATCATTGACTGCGTCTTGCTCAGTCATGAAGATCACGTGGACAACCTGGATGAGACAGGCCGTCAACTCCTCATCGGCCGCAGAGTCATTACTACGCCCGACGGTGCAAAGAACCTATCTGACTATCCTGGCACATGCGCTATCGAGCCGTGGCAAACCTTGAAGTTCCGACTTGGGGGCGAAGAATGGAGCATTACTGGTGTGCCTTGCGTCCACGTCCCAGGCGGCCAAGTCACTGGCTTTCTCTTGCACAAAAGGTCCTTCGGTACCAGCCCAAATGGACGCCCAAATGTGGTTTACTTCACTGGCGACACTGTATTCATGGAGGATGAGTTCAGGAAGCTTCGTGAGAGCTATCATGTCGTGGTTGCACTCACAAATCTTGGACAGGCAATGTTGCCAAGCCCCAAGAGTCCTACAGGATTCCTAAAGATCACGATGGGAGGGGAGGATGCCGTGAGAATGATGGAAGTTCTCGAGGCTGATCGCCTTGTTCCTATGCATTTTGAGTCGTGGACGCACTTTACGCAGGATGGTAAGGCTTTGGAGGAGATCTTTACTTCTGGAGGCTTGGCGAATAAGGTCAAATGGTTGTCTTCAGGCAAAGAAGTCAATGTGATCTAG
- a CDS encoding related to TAM domain methyltransferase yields MSTPPAAATSPKSEKSPAKNTAKSPSKSPSKSPPQHAQVNVGDTGILEPTHWQQLAEEENANADDDAHSLSEESLASSTDSVSSSIFEYRKLHGRTYHREIGSSQYWAANDERQSELLDINHHCLTLGIGGKTHLAPLDTEKITKALDIGTGTGIWALDFADEYPNVEVIGTDVSPIQPSWVPPNLQFEIEDCTQEWTFAPDSADYIHIRWLIGSIPDWYKFFREAYKTCKPGGWVESFEPSGIITSDDDTVKESSALGQWGKLFIEGAKKLGVSFSIYEEELQRKAMEAAGFVDIQQFEYKTPIGGWPKDPALKELGQFGKLAFLADPEGFVLFVANTIGWTESEIHVFLAHARREIHSGKHHPYYKQRVVWGRKPEE; encoded by the exons ATGTCGACACCGCCAGCGGCTGCGACAAGCCCGAAGAGCGAGAAGAGTCCTGCCAAGAATACGGCCAAAAGTCCCTCAAAGAGCCCCTCAAAAAGCCCCCCTCAACATGCGCAGGTGAATGTTGGAGATACCGGCATTCTGGAACCTACGCATTGGCAGCAGCTTGCCGAG GAGGAGAATGCCAACGCAGACGATGATGCTCATTCGCTGAGCGAAGAAAGTCTCGCGTCCTCAACAGATTCAGTGTCTTCTAGTATTTTCGAATATCGCAAGCTCCATGGGAGGACATATCATAGGGAAATTGGCAGTTCGCAGTACTG GGCTGCAAACGATGAAAGACAAAGCGAACTACTCGACATCAA TCACCACTGTCTGACCCTGGGTATTGGAGGAAAGACGCACCTCGCGCCCCTTGACACTGAGAAAATTACA aaagcacTTGATATTGGAACCGGTACCG GTATTTGGGCTTT AGATTTTGCCGATGAGTATCCTAACGTTGAGGTTATCGGCACCGATGTATCGCCAATCCAGCCCTCCTGGGTGCCACCGAATCTGCAATT TGAGATCGAAGACTGTACCCAAGAGTGGACATTTGCTCCCGACTCAGCTGACTACATCCATATCCGCTGGCTTATCGGCAGTATTCCTGACTGGTACAAGTTCTTCCGTGAGGCCTACAAAACCTGCAAGCCAGGTGGTTGGGTCGAGAGTTTCGAACCTTCGGGTATTATCACCAGCGACGATGACACAGTGAAGGAGAGCTCTGCGCTGGGCCAGTGGGGTAAGCTGTTCATCGAGGGAGCCAAGAAGCTAGGTGTGAGCTTCTCTAtatatgaagaagagctgcAGCGGAAAGCCATGGAAGCTGCTGGCTTTGTTGATATCCAGCAATTCGAGTACAAG ACTCCAATTGGCGGCTGGCCCAAAGATCCAGCGCTGAAAGAGCTCGGCCAGTTCGGCAAGCTTGCCTTCCTTGCTGATCCCGAAGGGTTTGTGCTTTTTGTAGCTAACACAATCGGTTGGACGGAGTCGGAAATTCATGTGTTCCTTGCGCATGCTCGGAGGGAGATTCACTCGGGCAAGCATCATCCTTACTACAAGCAGCGAGTTGTTTGGGGCCGTAAGCCTGAAGAGTAA
- a CDS encoding related to Transaldolase B: protein MGSTGTQSWLDKLEEQLNVDVDWMAPEWIKAMPFKFHDQTSNQLWVDIQLGDDSNKELFEQTSKELKGQGWLAIYTRMAVLMCKKNIDSIQGRVLLQTLPSKAYDTQATLDHARLYDKEFARAGISRERFCIKIPSTGPALNAAKILSAEGIPTLGTALFSLAQAIACSQAGMLYISPYYNETRAHDELSLWPDVSDPALEHPNSPRVVQILETYKRLYKETGKEQPLVKNASFITPQEAMAAGEMGCHSATISHTVLEKLSKLPYDAYKQPGEGLPKPVHAYKNANPLPERLKKLLSIDPLAGPNWDGKLASTDVDYLANGGAEIDKANEADKATKTRLADALTLFIGGEERSKAKVEAMLATV, encoded by the exons ATGGGAAGCACCGGAACTCAATCAtggcttgacaagcttgaagagcagC TCAATGTGGATGTCGACTGGATGGCTCCAGAATGGATCAAAGCCATGCCCTTCAAGTTCCACGATCAGACCAGCAATCAACTCTGGGTTGACATCCAACTCGGCGACGACTCAAACAAGGAATTGTTCGAGCAAACTTCAAAGGAGCtcaaaggccaaggctggctCGCCATCTACACGCGCATG GCTGTTCTCATGTGCAAGAAGAACATCGATTCCATCCAAGGACGTGTTCTTCTGCAAACACTTCCCTCCAAGGCTTACGACACGCAAGCTACTCTTGATCATGCACGCCTTTACGATAAGGAATTCGCCAGAGCCGGCATCTCGCGAGAGCGATTCTGCATCAAGATCCCTTCCACTGGTCCTGCGCTCAATGCCGCAAAGATTCTCTCCGCCGAGGGCATTCCAACACTTGGCACGGCACTTTTCAGTCTTGCGCAAGCTATTGCTTGCAGTCAGGCTGGTATGCTGTACATCAGTCCTTATTACAACG AAACGCGGGCGCATGATGAGCTATCTCTGTGGCCAGACGTTTCTGACCCTGCGCTGGAGCATCCTAATTCTCCACGTGTCGTCCAGATCCTTGAGACATACAAACGGCTTTACAAGGAAACTGGAAAGGAACAACCCCTTGTGAAGAACGCCAG CTTTATCACGCCTCAAGAGGCCATGGCCGCTGGTGAAATGGGATGCCACTCAGCCACCATCTCGCATACCGTCCTCGAGAAGCTTTCCAAGCTTCCATACGACGCTTACAAGCAACCCGGAGAAGGTCTACCCAAACCTGTCCATGCATATAAGAACGCCAATCCATTGCCGGAGCGTCTTAAAAAGCTCCTCTCTATCGATCCCTTGGCTGGACCAAACTGGGATGGAAAACTAGCTAGCACTGATGTCGATTATCTGGCGAACGGTGGTGCTGAGATTGATAAGGCGAATGAGGCTGATAAGGCGACCAAGACTCGCTTGGCTGATGCGCTGACACTGTTCATTGGTGGTGAAGAGCgaagcaaggccaaggttgaAGCCATGCTGGCTACAGTGTAG
- a CDS encoding related to transporter (major facilitator superfamily) → MDRKSDIEDQVKHDVEHIDHLTPQDFTRNANAKIRNPLAGISRADLRTQVNAFCQDYDFQDKIDVFYRGALAAQNPTSYENIEELTNDDKRVLQREVTHKWHLPRSLYYGIALCSLGSAVQGWDNTGANGANLSFPQEFGIEHKTTLIGVINSGPTLFGLLSAWAADPINNRIGRRGAIFLTGLFCIFPVLAQAFTQNWWGLLICRLFMGLGMGIKISTIPVYSAEIAPASIRGGIVTSFQLWVAFGIFVGFCSNLIWYRIGDLAWRFQLAAAFVPAIPVVIFVWLCPESPRWLIKKGRYQDSFKVFCRIRNTEILAARDLYYAHRQILEEKDAFGGKTLARRMWELVSVPRLRRATVASSWIVISQQFSGINIMAFYSSTIFAAANYSTRDCLLASMGFGLVMFIFAFPAVYMVDTFGRRNLLLVTFPNMAWCLLAAGFSFQIDKDSSARVPLIAFFIYLFTAMYGPGIGPLPSIYFSEAFPLSHREIGSAFTICVNNAVGSALTLTFPSLLDRLGPTGAFGFYAGLNVVAFIVIFLIIPETKQRTLEELDYIFGVPTRRHVAYQLRQWLPWFVNRYVFLQKSAKLDPLYQLD, encoded by the exons ATGGACCGCAAGTCTGATATCGAAGATCAGGTCAAGCACGATGTTGAACACATCGACCATCTCACGCCGCAGGACTTTACTCGAAATGCGAATGCTAA AATTCGAAACCCTCTGGCCGGCATCTCTCGAGCTGACCTGCGAACGCAAGTTAATGCCTTCTGTCAGGACTACGACTTCCAGGACAAGATAGACGTCTTCTACCGCGGCGCACTCGCAGCTCAAAACCCTACAAGTTACGAGAACATCGAAGAGCTAACCAACGATGATAAACGTGTCCTTCAACGGGAAGTGACTCATAAGTGGCATCTTCCTCGTAGCCTCTACTATGGCATTGCTCTCTGTTCTCTTGGCTCTGCCGTACAAGGCTGGGATAACACTGGAGCGAATGGTGCAAACCTATCTTTCCCCCAAGAATTCGGCATTGAGCATAAAACTACTCTTATAGGTGTCATAAACTCTGGCCCTACTCTTTTTGGTCTGTTGAGTGCCTGGGCAGCCGACCCTATCAACAACCGAATTGGTCGACGAGGCGCTATCTTCTTGACCGGCCTTTTCTGTATCTTTCCGGTACTTGCTCAAGCCTTTACCCAGAACTGGTGGGGACTCTTGATCTGTCGTCTCTTTATGGGCTTGGGAATGGGTATCAAGATCTCGACCATTCCGGTTTACTCTGCCGAAATTGCTCCAGCATCTATCAGAGGTGGCATCGTCACGAGCTTTCAACTATGGGTTGCTTTTGGCATTTTTGTAGGATTCTGTTCGAACCTCATCTGGTATCGTATCGGTGACCTTGCTTGGCGCTTCCAACTTGCAGCCGCGTTTGTCCCGGCTATTCCGGTAGTCATTTTTGTTTGGCTCTGCCCTG AGTCCCCTCGCTGGCTGATCAAGAAGGGTCGCTACCAAGACTCTTTCAAAGTCTTCTGCCGTATTCGCAACACAGAAATACTAGCAGCCCGAGACTTGTACTACGCTCATCGTCAGATCCTTGAAGAAAAAGATGCTTTTGGCGGAAAGACACTCGCTCGCCGTATGTGGGAGCTGGTAAGCGTCCCTCGCCTTCGACGAGCTACGGTTGCATCATCCTGGATCGTCATCTCGCAGCAATTTTCTGGAATCAACATCATGGCATTCTACTCGTCTACCATCTTCGCTGCTGCGAACTACTCCACCAGGGACTGTCTTCTCGCTTCCATGGGATTCGGTCTCGTCATGTTTATTTTTGCCTTTCCTGCTGTTTATATGGTTGACACCTTTGGTCGTCGAAATCTGCTCCTTGTTACCTTTCCCAACATGGCGTGGTGTTTGCTGGCGGCAGGATTCAGTTTTCAGATCGACAAGGATTCGAGTGCCAGAGTACCGCTTATCGCCTTCTTCATCTACCTCTTCACTGCCATGTATGGACCTG GCATCGGACCGCTACCTTCTATCTATTTCTCCGAAGCATTTCCACTGTCGCATCGGGAGATTGGTTCAGCCTTCACCATCTGCGTCAACAACGCGGTTGGCAgtgccttgaccttgacattCCCTTCCCTTCTTGATCGTCTCGGGCCAACTGGGGCTTTCGGCTTCTACGCAGGTCTCAATGTTGTAGCATTTATCGTGATATTCTTAATTATCCCAGAGACCAA GCAACGTACATTGGAAGAGCTGGATTACATCTTTGGAGTTCCAACAAGACGCCACGTCGCGTATCAACTTCGACAATGGTTGCCTTGGTTTGTCAATAGATATGTCTTTCTTCAGAAGTCAGCCAAGCTTGACCCGCTCTATCAGCTGGATTAG
- a CDS encoding related to ethylene-forming enzyme, whose amino-acid sequence MVRKMASAAAAAAPTPQPHSPTILNASGPPPGHSITVGNLQTFILPDKVSDTEANRKLGKALVEAWQKDGILQISMTPEQHSLYKSANYASRRFFSKPYAQKAACVDSQTYSGYIASGEELTDGIADYSEIFTVTKDLELDEPRVVAKWPCHGRCPWPDYEMQNPMHRYMKSLGGVGETLLQLTELGLGVPQGSLTNYTQDGWHHLRILRFPAINKTNGKGKEGRGIGSHTDYGLLVIAAADDVGGNDEKLANWESSAAGFKEDDERWVFVPPAENVFTYITNSALPSTPHKVGLNLRERFAFAYFHEPSFQAVVKPLPGYDVGQEPKDGIHYGKHFTNMFMRNYPQRITTQRLNDEGRYRLLEQESLQTMAP is encoded by the exons ATGGTCCGCAAGATGGcttcagctgctgctgctgctgctcccaCTCCTCAGCCTCACAGCCCTACCATCCTCAATGCCTCCGGTCCTCCCCCTGGACACTCCATTACAGTCGGGAACCTCCAGACCTTTATCCTGCCTGACAAAGTCTCCGACACCGAAGCAAACCGCAAGCTTGGCAAAGCCCTTGTCGAAGCCTGGCAGAAAGACGGTATATTGCAGATAAGCATGACACCCGAGCAGCACTCACTTTACAAAAGTGCCAATTACGCTAGTAGACGCTTCTTCTCTAAGCCTTATGCTCAAAAGGCTGCTTGCGTTGATAGTCAGACTTACTCTGGCTACATTGCCAGTGGTGAAGAGCTGACTGACGGCATTGCTGACTACAGCGAGATCTTTACTGTGACCAAAGACCTTGAACTCGATGAGCCGAGGGTCGTTGCGAAATGGCCGTGTCATGGTCGGTGCCCTTGGCCTGACTATGAGATGCAGAACCCCATGCATCGTTACATGAAGAGTCTGGGGGGCGTAGGAGAAACGCTCTTGCAGCTCACCGAACTGGGGCTTGGTGTACCTCAAGGGTCGCTTACCAACTACACTCAAGATGGGTGGCATCACCTGAGGATCCTCCG CTTTCCTGCCATCAATAAAACTAATGGCAAGGgcaaagaaggaagaggcatTGGGTCTCACACCGACTACGGACTTCTCGTCATTGCGGCAGCTGATGATGTCGGAGGCAA CGATGAAAAACTCGCAAACTGGGAATCAAGTGCCGCTGGCTtcaaggaagatgatgaaagatGGGTCTTCGTTCCTCCCGCGGAGAATGTCTTCACC TACATCACCAACTCAGCCCTTCCCTCGACCCCTCACAAGGTCGGGCTCAATCTCAGAGAGAGGTTCGCCTTTGCTTACTTTCATGAGCCAAGCTTCCAGGCGGTTGTGAAGCCTCTCCCCGGCTACGACGTTGGCCAGGAGCCAAAAGATGGAATCCACTATGGCAAGCACTTCACTAATATGTTTATGAGAAACTACCCTCAGCGTATTACTACACAGAGATTGAATGACGAGGGTCGCTATAGGCTTTTGGAGCAGGAGAGCCTTCAAACCATGGCTCCTTGA